In one Gallus gallus isolate bGalGal1 chromosome 20, bGalGal1.mat.broiler.GRCg7b, whole genome shotgun sequence genomic region, the following are encoded:
- the LOC100859272 gene encoding WAP four-disulfide core domain protein 2 isoform X1: protein MKATGVLLVGILALCTQLQPAATAAVIVVKAGVCPEPAAEEANCTMGCQSDGDCESTLKCCPAACGKACQEPNEKPGTCPSVKPGIPMLGLCVNQCKMDSNCSGSLKCCRNGCGKVSCVTPLH from the exons ATGAAGGCCACCGGTGTTCTGCTTGTGGGTATCCTTGCgctgtgcacacagctgcagccagctgccacGGCCGCTGTAATCGTAG TAAAAGCCGGCGTGTGCCCGGAGCCAGCAGCAGAAGAAGCGAACTGCACGATGGGGTGCCAGTCCGATGGCGACTGCGAGAGCACCCTCAAGTGCTGCCCGGCAGCCTGTGGCAAGGCCTGCCAGGAGCCCAACG AGAAACCTGGCACCTGCCCGTCCGTGAAGCCAGGGATCCCCATGCTGGGGCTCTGCGTTAACCAGTGCAAGATGGACTCCAACTGCTCTGGGAGCCTGAAGTGCTGCAGGAATGGCTGCGGGAAGGTCTCCTGTGTGACTCCACTGCACTGA
- the SPINT4 gene encoding kunitz-type protease inhibitor 4: protein MAQQACLLLLLLLLPLSAWSVPAPHVPGREEQMGTAKPGYCHHISEVESPLDEDCSSCHNNTSCSHCAGDADCPGATKCCPGKCGHTCQEPVLDFCYLPSVCGNCKALFIRFFYNASSQRCEEFVYGGCGGNRNNFETERECSQACSHVGSQPRRRGSPRPLPRGETLRAALLPTPHLSAPGAR from the exons ATGGCGCAGCAagcctgcctcctcctcctcctcctcctgctccccctTTCTGCATGGTCAGTCCCAGCCCCGCACGTGCCTGGAAGAGAGGAGCAGATGGGGACAG caaaGCCTGGGTATTGTCACCACATCTCGGAGGTGGAGAGCCCTCTGGACGAGGACTGCAGCTCGTGCCATAACAACACCTCCTGCTCCCACTGTGCTGGCGACGCCGACTGTCCTGGTGCCACCAAATGCTGCCCCGGCAAGTGCGGCCACACGTGCCAGGAGCCGGTGCTCG ACTTCTGCTACCTGCCTTCGGTCTGCGGGAACTGCAAGGCGCTCTTCATCCGCTTCTTCTACAACGCGTCCAGCCAGCGGTGCGAGGAGTTCGTTTACGGCGGCTGCGGTGGGAACAGAAACAACTTTGAGACCGAGCGGGAGTGCTCCCAGGCCTGCTCCCACGTGGGCTCCCAGCCGCGCCGGCGGGGCTCCCCCCGACCCCTGCCCCGTGGGGAGACCCTCCGCGCAGCCCTGCTCCCAACCCCACACCTCTCAGCTCCGGGTGCCCGGTAA
- the WFDC2 gene encoding WAP four-disulfide core domain protein 3 isoform X4: protein MPSTCALTLLLLALCAELSPASAQQHRGDRGNAPAASPPPRRAQRGQRPPAALPAPSKAGMCPAVGSSPTRPTRRYCLSDHSCPGAEKCCLLRDVRTCLLPAAGMGSCGAAAAGQGTGATGEPCSPAHSTSSLTETLGSPGGVSCRVSCCNETACGHGERCCIRCLRAEPAKSGLCPRKRARRDAVCPNLCTDDRDCPGDKKCCFSGCGLSCTTPYTAKSGACPVVLRGSLGPCLERCDSDADCPGAKKCCTTGCGHVCKLPTEGKSFVPWGRDCATFPCGPLPG from the exons ATGCCCAGCACCTGTGCCCTCAcgctgctgctcctggccctgTGCGCCGAGCTGTCGCctgcctcagcccagcagcaccgtGGGGATCGCGGCAATGCCCCCGCTGCCAGCCCCCCACCACGCCGGGCACAGCGGGGCCAGCGGCCGCCGGCCGCCCTGCCTGCCCCCAGCAAAGCAGGCATGTGCCCGGCAgtggggagcagccccacaCGCCCCACCAGGAGGTACTGCCTGTCTGACCACAGCTGCCCCGGTGCTGAGAAGTGCTGCCTTCTCCGGGATGTGCGcacctgcctgctccctgctgcaggtatggggagctgtggggctgctgctgctggacaaGGGACGGGTGCCACGGGTGAGCCgtgctccccagcacacagtACTTCTTCCCTCACAgagaccctgggcagccccgGGGGGGTGAGCTGCAGGGTGAGCTGCTGCAACGAGACGGCGTGTGGCCATGGGGAGAGGTGCTGCATCCGCTGCCTGCGAGCTGAGCCAG CCAAATCCGGCCTTTGCCCACGGAAGCGAGCCCGGCGTGATGCTGTCTGCCCCAACCTGTGCACCGATGACAGGGACTGCCCCGGGGACAAGAAGTGCTGCTTCTCTGGCTGTGGGCTGTCCTGCACCACCCCGTACACAG CAAAGTCTGGCGCGTGCCCCGTGGTGCTGCGGGGCTCCCTGGGCCCCTGCCTGGAGAGGTGTGACAGCGATGCTGACTGTCCCGGGGCCAAGAAGTGCTGCACCACCGGCTGCGGCCACGTCTGCAAACTGCCCACCGAGGGTAAAAGCTTTGTGCCGTGGGGCAGAGATTGTGCCACGTTCCCATGCGGTCCCCTCCCTGGCTGA
- the WFDC2 gene encoding WAP four-disulfide core domain protein 3 isoform X3, producing the protein MPSTCALTLLLLALCAELSPASAQQHRGDRGNAPAASPPPRRAQRGQRPPAALPAPSKAGMCPAVGSSPTRPTRRYCLSDHSCPGAEKCCLLRDVRTCLLPAAETLGSPGGVSCRVSCCNETACGHGERCCIRCLRAEPAKSGLCPRKRARRDAVCPNLCTDDRDCPGDKKCCFSGCGLSCTTPYTAKSGACPVVLRGSLGPCLERCDSDADCPGAKKCCTTGCGHVCKLPTEVRPGLCPATSTRAGECLVLCLEDKDCPPSQKCCLQDCGRVCVPPLQGKTNPTPCPQGTARGGAPILL; encoded by the exons ATGCCCAGCACCTGTGCCCTCAcgctgctgctcctggccctgTGCGCCGAGCTGTCGCctgcctcagcccagcagcaccgtGGGGATCGCGGCAATGCCCCCGCTGCCAGCCCCCCACCACGCCGGGCACAGCGGGGCCAGCGGCCGCCGGCCGCCCTGCCTGCCCCCAGCAAAGCAGGCATGTGCCCGGCAgtggggagcagccccacaCGCCCCACCAGGAGGTACTGCCTGTCTGACCACAGCTGCCCCGGTGCTGAGAAGTGCTGCCTTCTCCGGGATGTGCGcacctgcctgctccctgctgcag agaccctgggcagccccgGGGGGGTGAGCTGCAGGGTGAGCTGCTGCAACGAGACGGCGTGTGGCCATGGGGAGAGGTGCTGCATCCGCTGCCTGCGAGCTGAGCCAG CCAAATCCGGCCTTTGCCCACGGAAGCGAGCCCGGCGTGATGCTGTCTGCCCCAACCTGTGCACCGATGACAGGGACTGCCCCGGGGACAAGAAGTGCTGCTTCTCTGGCTGTGGGCTGTCCTGCACCACCCCGTACACAG CAAAGTCTGGCGCGTGCCCCGTGGTGCTGCGGGGCTCCCTGGGCCCCTGCCTGGAGAGGTGTGACAGCGATGCTGACTGTCCCGGGGCCAAGAAGTGCTGCACCACCGGCTGCGGCCACGTCTGCAAACTGCCCACCGAGG TGCGCCCGGGGCTCTGTCCTGCCACATCTACCAGGGCTGGTGAGTGCCTTGTTCTATGCCTGGAGGACAAGGACTGTCCACCCAGCcagaagtgctgcctgcaggactgCGGCCGTGTGTGTGTTCCCCCACTGCAGGGTAAGACCAACCCCACACCCTGCCCGCAAGGGACGGCACGGGGTGGGGCACCCATCCTGCTCTGA
- the LOC771972 gene encoding uncharacterized protein LOC771972 isoform X1 encodes MLNPAGRSPDVAQGPGKGSGPYIRSAECGRCEGSAMEPCPLLLLLLLLAPCGRGWAVSGRAPAEETARTDGRSVLPEKDDFHPRTDTDPTTNCVNNCRDDGNCRGSRKCCHIRCPFRCPQPVPARPDTYPKKKVPHIIGCCNSTCSSDTDFPNHLRCCQPMRRSSRITVALSLLGLGCWWCSDPEKLCRLIPEHRLCRGRAYCYACIPALRSCRVFVHSSCGGNANNFRTLAECQQVCQHGLHKH; translated from the exons ATGCTGAACCCGGCCGGGAGGAGCCCCGACGTTGCGCAAGGCCCGGGGAAGGGCTCCGGACCGTACATAAGGTCGGCAGAGTGCGGGCGTTGCGAGGGCAGTGCCATGGAGCCGTgtccgctgctgctgctgctgcttctgctggcccCGTGTGGCCGGGGCTGGGCGGTGTCGGGCCGTGCACCGGCGGAGGAGACGGCACGGACAGACGGCCGCTCCGTGCTACCCG AAAAGGATGATTTCCACCCTCGGACTGACACTGACCCAACGACCAACTGCGTGAACAACTGCAGAGACGACGGCAACTGCAGGGGCAGCAGGAAGTGTTGCCACATCAGGTGTCCGTTCCGCTGCCCGCAGCCGGTACCAG CCAGACCGGACACCTATCCCAAGAAGAAGGTGCCGCACATCATCGGCTGCTGCAacagcacctgcagcagtgACACCGACTTCCCCAACCACCTGCGGTGCTGCCAACCCATGCGCAGGAGCTCCAGGATCACCGTCGCTCTGTCCCTGTTGGGcttgggctgctggtggtgctctGATCCCGAGAAGCTGTGCCGCCTGATCCCGGAGCATCGCCTCTGCAGGGGACGCGCCTATTGCTACGCCTGCATCCCCGCCTTGAGGTCGTGCCGGGTGTTTGTGCATAGCAGCTGCGGGGGGAATGCCAACAACTTCCGTACCCTGGCGGAGTGCCAGCAGGTCTGCCAGCACG GGCTGCATAAGCACTGA
- the WFDC8 gene encoding balbiani ring protein 3 isoform X2: MASARPAPGCSLATTAESGAGVTPTASARRSAVCGAVTTCACVQPKVGATEHPPRASLVVPSHPQLCIFCLPEKPGICPLSEQAAGSRCQDPCAGDGQCPGDEKCCSTRCGHVCMAPEPDKPGQCPKVRPQLTSEPCTEEDDCLHDRDCPRQEKCCFSGCAMRCSRPAREHPGRCPRAEPCWDPRRRRSNQCLDDSVCRRDEKCCNTGCTWACVAVPRESGGGASRQCAEECESDAQCPQGERCTRMGCSRVCVDIPGGRVGVCPIPRVAWGTCLDLCSFDEECPWGQKCCSNGCGHICMPASLEEHDVAVVPQHGAGRCPEQCDADTQCPRGQRCTRTSCGRVCMDMPRGREGECPIPRSRGTCLDLCSSDKECPQGQKCCSNGCGHICMRIHNGAT, translated from the exons atGGCTTCTGCCCGGCCAGCGCCGGGCTGTTCCCTAGCTACGACTGCAGAGAGTGGTGCCGGCGTGACACCGACTGCCTCGGCGAGGAGAAGTGCTGTCTGCGGGGCTGTGACTACGTGTGCCTGCGTCCAGCCCAAGGTTGGAGCCACTGAGCACCCCCCCAGGGCGTCTCTGGTCGTGCCCAGCCACCCACAGCTGTGCATCTTCTGCCTTCCAGAGAAACCAGGGATCTGCCCCCTGAGCGAGCAGGCAGCGGGGTCCCGGTGCCAGGACCCCTGTGCAGGAGATGGGCAGTGCCCAGGGGACGAGAAGTGCTGCAGCACCCGATGTGGCCACGTCTGCATGGCCCCAGAGCCAG ACAAACCTGGGCAGTGCCCAAAGGTGAGGCCGCAGCTGACATCAGAGCCGTGCACGGAGGAGGATGACTGCCTGCACGACCGGGACTGCCCCCGGCAGGagaagtgctgcttttctggCTGCGCCATGCGTTGCTCCCGCCCGGCCAGAG AGCACCCCGGGCGGTGCCCCCGTGCAGAGCCATGCTGGGACCCCCGGCGCCGACGCTCGAACCAGTGCCTTGATGACAGCGTGTGCAGGAGGGATGAGAAGTGCTGCAACACAGGCTGCACTTGGGCCTGCGTGGCTGTACCCAGAG agagtggtggtggtgCCTCCAGACAGTGTGCGGAGGAGTGTGAGAGTGATGCACAGTGCCCTCAGGGAGAGCGGTGCACCCGCATGGGCTGTAGCCGTGTCTGCGTGGACATCCCTGGGG GGAGAGTGGGAgtgtgccccatccccagggTTGCCTGGGGGACGTGCTTGGACCTTTGCAGCTTTGATGAGGAGTGTCCCTGGGGCCAGAAGTGCTGCAGCAATGGCTGTGGCCACATCTGCATGCCTGCCTCTCTCGAAG AGCACGATGTCGCCGTTGTGCCACAGCACGGTGCCGGCCGGTGCCCAGAGCAGTGTGATGCTGACACGCAGTGCCCCCGAGGACAGAGATGCACCCGCACCAGCTGTGGCCgtgtctgcatggacatgccCAGAG ggagggagggagagtgccccatccccaggagCCGTGGGACGTGCTTGGACCTGTGCAGCTCTGACAAGGAGTGTCCCCAGGGCCAGAAGTGCTGCAGCAATGGCTGCGGCCACATCTGCATGCGGATACATAACG GTGCTACATGA
- the LOC100859272 gene encoding WAP four-disulfide core domain protein 2 isoform X2: MPKASSALLLVGLLVLWAELLPASGPNVTIKAGVCPEPAAEEANCTMGCQSDGDCESTLKCCPAACGKACQEPNEKPGTCPSVKPGIPMLGLCVNQCKMDSNCSGSLKCCRNGCGKVSCVTPLH, translated from the exons ATGCCCAAGGCCAGCAGCGCGCTCCTCCTCGTGGGGCTCCTGGTTctctgggcagagctgctgccagcatccggCCCGAATGTCACGA TAAAAGCCGGCGTGTGCCCGGAGCCAGCAGCAGAAGAAGCGAACTGCACGATGGGGTGCCAGTCCGATGGCGACTGCGAGAGCACCCTCAAGTGCTGCCCGGCAGCCTGTGGCAAGGCCTGCCAGGAGCCCAACG AGAAACCTGGCACCTGCCCGTCCGTGAAGCCAGGGATCCCCATGCTGGGGCTCTGCGTTAACCAGTGCAAGATGGACTCCAACTGCTCTGGGAGCCTGAAGTGCTGCAGGAATGGCTGCGGGAAGGTCTCCTGTGTGACTCCACTGCACTGA
- the WFDC8 gene encoding balbiani ring protein 3 isoform X1, whose translation MASARPAPGCSLATTAESGAGVTPTASARRSAVCGAVTTCACVQPKVGATEHPPRASLVVPSHPQLCIFCLPEKPGICPLSEQAAGSRCQDPCAGDGQCPGDEKCCSTRCGHVCMAPEPDKPGQCPKVRPQLTSEPCTEEDDCLHDRDCPRQEKCCFSGCAMRCSRPAREHPGRCPRAEPCWDPRRRRSNQCLDDSVCRRDEKCCNTGCTWACVAVPRESGGGASRQCAEECESDAQCPQGERCTRMGCSRVCVDIPGGRVGVCPIPRVAWGTCLDLCSFDEECPWGQKCCSNGCGHICMPASLEEHDVAVVPQHGAGRCPEQCDADTQCPRGQRCTRTSCGRVCMDMPRGREGECPIPRSRGTCLDLCSSDKECPQGQKCCSNGCGHICMRIHNGEDAKGQDQLQGTQGDFSPSGEAEPSGMGLGPCELSSAPGTDTAFWVMAPKG comes from the exons atGGCTTCTGCCCGGCCAGCGCCGGGCTGTTCCCTAGCTACGACTGCAGAGAGTGGTGCCGGCGTGACACCGACTGCCTCGGCGAGGAGAAGTGCTGTCTGCGGGGCTGTGACTACGTGTGCCTGCGTCCAGCCCAAGGTTGGAGCCACTGAGCACCCCCCCAGGGCGTCTCTGGTCGTGCCCAGCCACCCACAGCTGTGCATCTTCTGCCTTCCAGAGAAACCAGGGATCTGCCCCCTGAGCGAGCAGGCAGCGGGGTCCCGGTGCCAGGACCCCTGTGCAGGAGATGGGCAGTGCCCAGGGGACGAGAAGTGCTGCAGCACCCGATGTGGCCACGTCTGCATGGCCCCAGAGCCAG ACAAACCTGGGCAGTGCCCAAAGGTGAGGCCGCAGCTGACATCAGAGCCGTGCACGGAGGAGGATGACTGCCTGCACGACCGGGACTGCCCCCGGCAGGagaagtgctgcttttctggCTGCGCCATGCGTTGCTCCCGCCCGGCCAGAG AGCACCCCGGGCGGTGCCCCCGTGCAGAGCCATGCTGGGACCCCCGGCGCCGACGCTCGAACCAGTGCCTTGATGACAGCGTGTGCAGGAGGGATGAGAAGTGCTGCAACACAGGCTGCACTTGGGCCTGCGTGGCTGTACCCAGAG agagtggtggtggtgCCTCCAGACAGTGTGCGGAGGAGTGTGAGAGTGATGCACAGTGCCCTCAGGGAGAGCGGTGCACCCGCATGGGCTGTAGCCGTGTCTGCGTGGACATCCCTGGGG GGAGAGTGGGAgtgtgccccatccccagggTTGCCTGGGGGACGTGCTTGGACCTTTGCAGCTTTGATGAGGAGTGTCCCTGGGGCCAGAAGTGCTGCAGCAATGGCTGTGGCCACATCTGCATGCCTGCCTCTCTCGAAG AGCACGATGTCGCCGTTGTGCCACAGCACGGTGCCGGCCGGTGCCCAGAGCAGTGTGATGCTGACACGCAGTGCCCCCGAGGACAGAGATGCACCCGCACCAGCTGTGGCCgtgtctgcatggacatgccCAGAG ggagggagggagagtgccccatccccaggagCCGTGGGACGTGCTTGGACCTGTGCAGCTCTGACAAGGAGTGTCCCCAGGGCCAGAAGTGCTGCAGCAATGGCTGCGGCCACATCTGCATGCGGATACATAACGGTGAGGATGCTAAGGGACAGGACCAGCTCCAGGGGACACAAGGGGACTTCAGCCCCTCAGGAGAGGCAGAGCCTTCTGGAATGGGCCTCGGTCCTTgtgagctcagctcagctcctggcACAGACACTGCCTTCTGGGTGATGGCACCAAAGGGATGA
- the LOC771972 gene encoding uncharacterized protein LOC771972 isoform X2, whose amino-acid sequence MTAGSPCNNVCSSKCLGSTGCGQECQQEKDDFHPRTDTDPTTNCVNNCRDDGNCRGSRKCCHIRCPFRCPQPVPARPDTYPKKKVPHIIGCCNSTCSSDTDFPNHLRCCQPMRRSSRITVALSLLGLGCWWCSDPEKLCRLIPEHRLCRGRAYCYACIPALRSCRVFVHSSCGGNANNFRTLAECQQVCQHGLHKH is encoded by the exons ATGACCGCTGGGAGCCCCTGTAACAACGTCTGCTCCTCAAAGTGCCTGGGGAGCACTGGATGTGGACAAGAGTGCCAGCAAG AAAAGGATGATTTCCACCCTCGGACTGACACTGACCCAACGACCAACTGCGTGAACAACTGCAGAGACGACGGCAACTGCAGGGGCAGCAGGAAGTGTTGCCACATCAGGTGTCCGTTCCGCTGCCCGCAGCCGGTACCAG CCAGACCGGACACCTATCCCAAGAAGAAGGTGCCGCACATCATCGGCTGCTGCAacagcacctgcagcagtgACACCGACTTCCCCAACCACCTGCGGTGCTGCCAACCCATGCGCAGGAGCTCCAGGATCACCGTCGCTCTGTCCCTGTTGGGcttgggctgctggtggtgctctGATCCCGAGAAGCTGTGCCGCCTGATCCCGGAGCATCGCCTCTGCAGGGGACGCGCCTATTGCTACGCCTGCATCCCCGCCTTGAGGTCGTGCCGGGTGTTTGTGCATAGCAGCTGCGGGGGGAATGCCAACAACTTCCGTACCCTGGCGGAGTGCCAGCAGGTCTGCCAGCACG GGCTGCATAAGCACTGA
- the WFDC2 gene encoding WAP four-disulfide core domain protein 3 isoform X5, translated as MPSTCALTLLLLALCAELSPASAQQHRGDRGNAPAASPPPRRAQRGQRPPAALPAPSKAGMCPAVGSSPTRPTRRYCLSDHSCPGAEKCCLLRDVRTCLLPAAETLGSPGGVSCRVSCCNETACGHGERCCIRCLRAEPAKSGLCPRKRARRDAVCPNLCTDDRDCPGDKKCCFSGCGLSCTTPYTAKSGACPVVLRGSLGPCLERCDSDADCPGAKKCCTTGCGHVCKLPTEVRPGLCPATSTRAGECLVLCLEDKDCPPSQKCCLQDCGRVCVPPLQGTA; from the exons ATGCCCAGCACCTGTGCCCTCAcgctgctgctcctggccctgTGCGCCGAGCTGTCGCctgcctcagcccagcagcaccgtGGGGATCGCGGCAATGCCCCCGCTGCCAGCCCCCCACCACGCCGGGCACAGCGGGGCCAGCGGCCGCCGGCCGCCCTGCCTGCCCCCAGCAAAGCAGGCATGTGCCCGGCAgtggggagcagccccacaCGCCCCACCAGGAGGTACTGCCTGTCTGACCACAGCTGCCCCGGTGCTGAGAAGTGCTGCCTTCTCCGGGATGTGCGcacctgcctgctccctgctgcag agaccctgggcagccccgGGGGGGTGAGCTGCAGGGTGAGCTGCTGCAACGAGACGGCGTGTGGCCATGGGGAGAGGTGCTGCATCCGCTGCCTGCGAGCTGAGCCAG CCAAATCCGGCCTTTGCCCACGGAAGCGAGCCCGGCGTGATGCTGTCTGCCCCAACCTGTGCACCGATGACAGGGACTGCCCCGGGGACAAGAAGTGCTGCTTCTCTGGCTGTGGGCTGTCCTGCACCACCCCGTACACAG CAAAGTCTGGCGCGTGCCCCGTGGTGCTGCGGGGCTCCCTGGGCCCCTGCCTGGAGAGGTGTGACAGCGATGCTGACTGTCCCGGGGCCAAGAAGTGCTGCACCACCGGCTGCGGCCACGTCTGCAAACTGCCCACCGAGG TGCGCCCGGGGCTCTGTCCTGCCACATCTACCAGGGCTGGTGAGTGCCTTGTTCTATGCCTGGAGGACAAGGACTGTCCACCCAGCcagaagtgctgcctgcaggactgCGGCCGTGTGTGTGTTCCCCCACTGCAGG GCACAGCCTAG
- the WFDC2 gene encoding WAP four-disulfide core domain protein 3 isoform X1: MPSTCALTLLLLALCAELSPASAQQHRGDRGNAPAASPPPRRAQRGQRPPAALPAPSKAGMCPAVGSSPTRPTRRYCLSDHSCPGAEKCCLLRDVRTCLLPAAGMGSCGAAAAGQGTGATGEPCSPAHSTSSLTETLGSPGGVSCRVSCCNETACGHGERCCIRCLRAEPAKSGLCPRKRARRDAVCPNLCTDDRDCPGDKKCCFSGCGLSCTTPYTAKSGACPVVLRGSLGPCLERCDSDADCPGAKKCCTTGCGHVCKLPTEVRPGLCPATSTRAGECLVLCLEDKDCPPSQKCCLQDCGRVCVPPLQGKTNPTPCPQGTARGGAPILL, from the exons ATGCCCAGCACCTGTGCCCTCAcgctgctgctcctggccctgTGCGCCGAGCTGTCGCctgcctcagcccagcagcaccgtGGGGATCGCGGCAATGCCCCCGCTGCCAGCCCCCCACCACGCCGGGCACAGCGGGGCCAGCGGCCGCCGGCCGCCCTGCCTGCCCCCAGCAAAGCAGGCATGTGCCCGGCAgtggggagcagccccacaCGCCCCACCAGGAGGTACTGCCTGTCTGACCACAGCTGCCCCGGTGCTGAGAAGTGCTGCCTTCTCCGGGATGTGCGcacctgcctgctccctgctgcaggtatggggagctgtggggctgctgctgctggacaaGGGACGGGTGCCACGGGTGAGCCgtgctccccagcacacagtACTTCTTCCCTCACAgagaccctgggcagccccgGGGGGGTGAGCTGCAGGGTGAGCTGCTGCAACGAGACGGCGTGTGGCCATGGGGAGAGGTGCTGCATCCGCTGCCTGCGAGCTGAGCCAG CCAAATCCGGCCTTTGCCCACGGAAGCGAGCCCGGCGTGATGCTGTCTGCCCCAACCTGTGCACCGATGACAGGGACTGCCCCGGGGACAAGAAGTGCTGCTTCTCTGGCTGTGGGCTGTCCTGCACCACCCCGTACACAG CAAAGTCTGGCGCGTGCCCCGTGGTGCTGCGGGGCTCCCTGGGCCCCTGCCTGGAGAGGTGTGACAGCGATGCTGACTGTCCCGGGGCCAAGAAGTGCTGCACCACCGGCTGCGGCCACGTCTGCAAACTGCCCACCGAGG TGCGCCCGGGGCTCTGTCCTGCCACATCTACCAGGGCTGGTGAGTGCCTTGTTCTATGCCTGGAGGACAAGGACTGTCCACCCAGCcagaagtgctgcctgcaggactgCGGCCGTGTGTGTGTTCCCCCACTGCAGGGTAAGACCAACCCCACACCCTGCCCGCAAGGGACGGCACGGGGTGGGGCACCCATCCTGCTCTGA
- the WFDC2 gene encoding WAP four-disulfide core domain protein 3 isoform X2, which produces MPSTCALTLLLLALCAELSPASAQQHRGDRGNAPAASPPPRRAQRGQRPPAALPAPSKAGMCPAVGSSPTRPTRRYCLSDHSCPGAEKCCLLRDVRTCLLPAAGMGSCGAAAAGQGTGATGEPCSPAHSTSSLTETLGSPGGVSCRVSCCNETACGHGERCCIRCLRAEPAKSGLCPRKRARRDAVCPNLCTDDRDCPGDKKCCFSGCGLSCTTPYTAKSGACPVVLRGSLGPCLERCDSDADCPGAKKCCTTGCGHVCKLPTEVRPGLCPATSTRAGECLVLCLEDKDCPPSQKCCLQDCGRVCVPPLQGTA; this is translated from the exons ATGCCCAGCACCTGTGCCCTCAcgctgctgctcctggccctgTGCGCCGAGCTGTCGCctgcctcagcccagcagcaccgtGGGGATCGCGGCAATGCCCCCGCTGCCAGCCCCCCACCACGCCGGGCACAGCGGGGCCAGCGGCCGCCGGCCGCCCTGCCTGCCCCCAGCAAAGCAGGCATGTGCCCGGCAgtggggagcagccccacaCGCCCCACCAGGAGGTACTGCCTGTCTGACCACAGCTGCCCCGGTGCTGAGAAGTGCTGCCTTCTCCGGGATGTGCGcacctgcctgctccctgctgcaggtatggggagctgtggggctgctgctgctggacaaGGGACGGGTGCCACGGGTGAGCCgtgctccccagcacacagtACTTCTTCCCTCACAgagaccctgggcagccccgGGGGGGTGAGCTGCAGGGTGAGCTGCTGCAACGAGACGGCGTGTGGCCATGGGGAGAGGTGCTGCATCCGCTGCCTGCGAGCTGAGCCAG CCAAATCCGGCCTTTGCCCACGGAAGCGAGCCCGGCGTGATGCTGTCTGCCCCAACCTGTGCACCGATGACAGGGACTGCCCCGGGGACAAGAAGTGCTGCTTCTCTGGCTGTGGGCTGTCCTGCACCACCCCGTACACAG CAAAGTCTGGCGCGTGCCCCGTGGTGCTGCGGGGCTCCCTGGGCCCCTGCCTGGAGAGGTGTGACAGCGATGCTGACTGTCCCGGGGCCAAGAAGTGCTGCACCACCGGCTGCGGCCACGTCTGCAAACTGCCCACCGAGG TGCGCCCGGGGCTCTGTCCTGCCACATCTACCAGGGCTGGTGAGTGCCTTGTTCTATGCCTGGAGGACAAGGACTGTCCACCCAGCcagaagtgctgcctgcaggactgCGGCCGTGTGTGTGTTCCCCCACTGCAGG GCACAGCCTAG